Part of the Musa acuminata AAA Group cultivar baxijiao unplaced genomic scaffold, Cavendish_Baxijiao_AAA HiC_scaffold_1138, whole genome shotgun sequence genome, GCAACCAGTCCGTACAATGTCCACGCCACCGGGCAAGCCCAAGAATACCATCTCCACCACACAGGAATTTTCTGTAACAAGCAAACGACAGTTTTAGCACCTCAGTTCTTGAGAGGACATTTAGCCAACCGATTTTGATAGCATAGAGTTCAGTATAACTTACGGGTCGAGGAACTAGAAAACCAGCAAATATGTTCCAGATTGCATAGAATGCTGTTGAGACTATGGCCGCAATGTCACTGTTTGGTGTCATGGCAACTGCCATCATCCCATAGTATGTGAAGTACATGAAAGTGAAGAACATGAAGAAAAGATACCAAAAGAACTTTTCTACTGTCCAGTCGAAACCAATCAGGCTGTAGACTATGAGTCCATAGATTACAGTCTGTAGGAAGATGTGTGGAATCTCAATCAGAACCTGCATGGATTGGATTAAGGTTAAAAGTGAACCTAGGATGGCATGTTGGAGTTCATTTAAGCAGAACCATACCTGTGAAAATGCATAAGGAAGAGCAGAATACATTCCGGCAGCCTTTTCTCTGTAGAAGACAGTTCGCTCTACATCAACAATTGGTTGCACGGTTTGGCCATTCTGTATTCCAATGAAGAGAACTGCGGCATACATGGAGCCCAAGGAGTTGAATAGGTCCTGGCTTGTTGTCCTGCACAATTTTTAGCCATCAAGAAGGGCTCTTGTATTGTTAAATCCAACAACATAAATATAAATCTATGTAGGATTCTACACCTAAACTTGTGCTGATGACTTACACTTTTTTTCCGAGTCTCCAAAAGATTGTTCCAAATATGAATGCAATGACGGTGGTAAAGAAAATTCTCGTGGCAGTATAAGATGGATTTCGCCAGTATGACTTGTGCTGCTTCCACAAGCAAGCCATGCACTGTGTGAGGAAAGATTGCGAGTACTTGGTGGGGAAGAATAGGTCATTTGAACCAGGAGGAGGTGCACTAAGTTCactgatcaaagttttgtttctcCTGCAGCAAGTTGGACGAGGGAGTAAGCACTACAAGTACCACAGCATGACAGTGCTAAATACTAATTACTTTTTGCTTCAGTTTAGGTATGTAGGTTAGGTCTACCTGCACAAGTCAGAGTTTCTGTATATTTCAGCAAAATCAACACCTAAAATTTCCTCCTGTGCCAGGGTGGTGACCTCCAACATCCATGTTGCAGGATTATAACCATCTCTTATTTTTCTTACTCCCTCGATTCCCTAGATAAGATAAAACAACATCGCCATGAGTGTTAATGATGCAGAAGATCATAAAGAAAGCAGCTGCTTTGTTCACTATGGTTAGATTAAGCAGGTCTCACCTCAAAGTACTTGATTAGATGACATGAGTTACGTCCTAAGGGACCAACATatatctcttctcctcctcttttcatcAAGAAGAGCtgcaattttatgaaaaagagatGTCAACTTTCACACACAAACATATGGAGAACTTTGACTGAAATGCAGTTGATTTCAGTTATATCGCACCTCATCAAAAGCTTCAAAAATATCAATGCTAGGCTGGTGAATGGTGCACACAACCGTCCTTCCTGTATCCACAGTATTCCTCACTGTTCTCATCACAATGGCTGCTGCCCTTGCATCTAGCCCAGAAGTTGGCTCATCCATAAATATGATAGAAGGGTTGGCAACAAGCTCAACGGCAATTGTAAGCCTCTTGCGTTGTTCAGTCGATAGGCCATTAACTCCAGGCAGTCCAACCAGTGCGCCCCTCAGTGAAGTCAGCTCTACCAATTCCATGACCTCCTCGATGAACATCTgtaccagatttttttttttttttaccatccgAGAATTCAGTGAGGAACAGAAGCAGACAAATGGATTATTGTAAGACAGAGGCACCAACCTTTCTTGTTTCGGAGTCTACTTCAGGAGGCAACCGAAGCCAGGCAGAGTAGAGAAGAGATTCATAGACTGTAACATGCGGAGAGTGAATGTCATTCTGTTCACAGTAGCCTGAGATTCGAGCAAATGTTTCTTGTTTCTTGGGGTAGCCAGATATGCATATGTTTCCATCAATGTATCCACCAGTTTTTCTGCCAGCCAGCACATCCATGAGAGTTGTTTTTCCTGCTCCGCTTACACCCATCAGTGCTGTAAGAACTCCTGGCCTAAATGCTCCACTAACACCCTTCAGTAGCACTAAACGATCATCTTCGATGCCCTTATCTTTCATTTCCTGTGAGGATAAATATTTAGGTCCAGTTGTGTTTGCATGAATATGTTTACAGGATTTGCATAATTGGAAGAAAATCAACCTGTGGCATGTCAACAGAGTATCTGACATTGTCAAAGGTGATCGAAAGAGGAGCAAAAGGAAGCATCATTCCCTTCCTTTTGTTCTGTGTGGAAATTTCATTTTGTCTGGCCCTTCCACCCTCTCTTCCTGCATTGAGAGACTGATTTTAGAACATTAATTGCCATTCTTGCTTGATGAGCCATTCAATCAATAGCTTGTGACTGACCTTTGGTGGTTCCATGCTTCGGAGAGTTAGTTCCTGCGAGCGACGGCTCAACACCTTCACCTGTCCTGTTTGCTTGTTTCTCTCTTAGTGCCTCTTCAGAGATGACTGCCTGACCTTTCCCTAATGCTGGAGACATCAAGTTAGGAATAAGTATGATAAAAATTGTTTTGAGTTGAAGCAAGTTGAATCTGTTTTAGCTTATTAATACTCACGGTCAAGCCAgtcaagaaagaaaacaaagagGATGTTGAACATGAAGATGTAGCCAAGCAATGCACCCACACCAATCCAGTACCAGTTTGAGTCAACAAATATTCCACGTTTTTTGAGGATTTGGACTCCTAGAGTATCATTGCTTCCTGTTGGAATAACCTGTGCCAAATAGAAAATTTGATTTGAAGGAATTACCTAGACGAGTGATGAAAATTGTTGTTTAATTCATAAATAACACTGTTTTTATCATGCACAGCAAGAATAAAAGAGTTGTAAGATTACTTTTTGCCAGCTATGCCCTAGGAATTCATTCACTGCGATGGCATTTTGAGCATACATCAGAGGAGATGACCAGTAGCCCCAGATCCACCATTTCTTGATATTCTCTGTAAGGAAGGTGAGAAATAATTTAGTAATATTGTTGTCAAATTGAGACTGAGATATTGTATTGTCAAATTGGAATTAATAATTTTATTGTCAGATCAGAACCGAGGTATTGTCATTGTGCTGATGAGGCTGTCTGGCTTTGGTATGGGAAGTTATATACCTCGAGAAATTAGGAATCCACCGAGAATCAAAAGAACGAGCTGTGCAAAGGAACCAAAAGTATCTGCGACAACCATCTCCCTCCCAACAGCAGCAAGGAGCCGGAAGAGTCCAGATGCCATCTGACTGATCAAGACTAGCAGCAGGTAATGCCGAAAAAACCTGCACGATGATAACGTCTGTGGTTACTTTTCCAATGATATGAGGAGATGCAGCAAAGAAATTCCTggagaaaatgtgcagatttgttTCAAGCCCTCTAACCTTTCAATGTTTGGATCGAAACCAATGACATAATATGTCATGCCTATCCAGACCGCACACTCCAGAAAGGATATGGGAATTTTCAGAATCCATGTTGGCAGTGCGTATGCCCATGATGGATAGAAGCGAAGGTCTCTTTGTTTGTAAAATATGGGAAGCTTCGCGATACTCATAGCAAGCTCAGCAAACCCATTGAACAGATGAGTTACTAGCCCGAGAAACATGGCACCTAGGAAGATCACTCCATCCTCCACCGAATTCCGATGCATCTTTGTGCGAAGGAAGACCGTCATTGCAATGGCCCCAAGAATTATAAGCTGATAATGTGCCAAAAAGGATCATGTAAGGCATCATCATATTAGAATTGTCGTGTCAAGAGAGCTGCGGTTTACTCACTTGGACAACTTTGAAGATGTAAACAAAGGAATTCCGCTTCATCAGCAACCACTCCCTTGAAATGCAAGCTTTCAACAATTCCATCTTGCTAATCCCGTATGTTGTGGTGGTCAATGCAGCAGGATGATTCCGTCTCCTATCAAATGGAATGCTGAGCTCCTCTCCTAGTTTACTGCCAGCATGGAACGACTGGAAGGCTTCTGCAAACTCATTGACTGAAATATACCTATATGGCTCATCTTTGTTTGCCCAATATTGGTGCTGATCCTTCCTTGATGTAACCTATTCATGCATAGAGATGACAGTATCGAGTTATGGAAGCATTCACAAACAAAAGAATCCATGCAAGAGACAGGAAAAGGATTTTCATGTGGAATCGCAAAAGATGTTTCATTCATCTTTGACACTTACTTCTTGCAAGAAGTCCGCAGCACCTTTCCTTTCAGGACACTTGAAACCCATTGCTTCGAAGAATTGTAGAACATTCTCTCGTGGACCCTGATAGACAATTTGCCCATCTGAGAGTAGAACAATGTCATCGAACAGCTCATATGTCTCTGGAGCTGGCTGAAGCAATGCAATGAGTGCAGTTCCACCGAGGATATGGACTGATTGACGAAGGGAATTGACAATCTGGTAGGTTGTGGAGCTGTCAAGTCCCGTAGAGATTTCATCCATGAAAAGTGCCTTAGCTGGCCCAACAAGCATCTCACCTGCATAGAACCATGGGATGCTTTCAACAGGTATAGTGACGTGCTTTCTCTTAGTCATGTTTAATTCTTTTAATTATAATTACCTGTCGTAATGCGCTTCTTCTGTCCACCAGATATCCCCCTTATCATTGCGTCTCCTACCATTGTATCAGCACATATGTCCAGACCCAAGATCTGCGAAAGAAGAAATTAGCAATTGTCATTGTCTTGgtggtaattttttttatttgcacTTTGCAACAATTTTATCgtattttctcttgtttttcatgGCTGAACTTACCTTCAGAATGTAATCCGTAACCACACTTTCCTGGCCTTCTACGGATATTGCCTGTAGGTGTACCATAAGGGAGAAAAGGTTTTAACTATTAGTATAAAACAGTTCTTCTTGTTAGAAAATCCGAAATGATGCCTAGTAAAGAAAAGATttgatgttgcaaattatgtttcAAAAAATCTCTGGCAAAATGAAACGACGCTGATCTAATTTCTAAACAGATgtagatttttaatttttcttttttctgtcaCCATTTCAGGATTATCTTCCCATAGTCATAATGCAGAAAAGTTAGAGCAGGTTCGTTACCTTCATGTAGACATCTATGTCAGGGTCTGGCTTGATATTTGCTTCCTTTTCTCTTCTCGATAGCTCCGTCAGCATATCTGCATCGCATTGCATCGCATCGCTTAACTTGTGAATTCTCTGAgctttagattttttattttagctAAAATTTATttgtgaaatgattccttctcgaCCTACCATAACGTGTTCCGACTCCTTGGCATCTTGCAGAGAAAGCCAAAGTCTCTCTCACTGTCATTTCCCCGATGTGAAGATCATGCTGCCCGATATAAGCCGAGGTCCTCTGAGGGACGAACTCATCCATGTCATGACCATTGTAAGTCACTCTTCCCGATACCTGACatcgatagatagatagatagatagatagatagatagatagatgcttTTTCTATTTAATACTCGTCCATATCACCATATCCATTTGCAATTTTGCTTCGCTTTTATGAGGAAATCAAACCATAAAGCATCAGACAGAAAACATGGTTTTGCTATGTTACCTTGAGGGTTGAGTCGAGCTTTCCTGCTAAGGCTAGCAGTAAGGTGGTTTTCCCAGAGCCTGGGGGCCCTAGAAGCAGTGTCATTCTGCATTGTGGGGAAGCAAATCAGACTTCTGTCAAGCTGTAGGAAAACCATAAGCCTTTCTTTTTGACCCTACCTGCATGGTCTAATGATCCCACTAATGTCATGAAGGATGGATAGGGGTTGCTTTCCGCTCGGAAGGATGTGAAGGTAGCTCAGCACACCCTGGATCACATCAACAATAGAAAACACGGCTTAGTCAAGGTTTTGCTCCCCCTCCGAGAGTTGGGAGTCGAATGTTGAACGTGAATTACCATGATCTTGTTGTAGAAGAAATTGACAAAGGTGGGAACTCCACGATTCCCGACATAAGCTTCTGCATCGACGTTCAGGTGCTCGAACCTGACCTCGATGGTTGGGTTGTCGATTCCGACCCTGCAGGAGATGAGTTGTGTTGAGCTTAGCACCACCCAGTAGGCTGGCTGATAGAGGAGGAGGGATAGAGTAAAACCGAAGCAGACGGAAGCACACCGTTCCATTCGATTCCTTAGTTTCAGAAGAAACCTCTCGTTGTCCTCCTCGGCGGTCCTCACCAACCTTTCCAACAATTTCTTCCTGTCCTGAATGCCCAGGTCTTGAATGTCCACTTCCTGTCTGCCCCCGGCTTCTCCCGTCGTCATCATCCCTTTCCTCATGCGGTCGTAGGTGGGCAGTTTCTCGAGGGCAGCCCACTTCAAGGCCTCCTCATCGTCTTCTTCTCGACCGGATCTACCGAAGATGTCGGTGGAAGAAGCCCGCCACGACGAAACCGTCCGTCGAATGCTTCCTCGCATGCTCCCTCCGAAGCTTTCGCGGGTGCTTCCCCGGACGCTTCCCAATCTGTAGCTACTATCCATTCTTCTGGCCGCCGGATACCTCACCTGGCAGCTCCTCCTTCGGAAGCCGGAGCTcgatctccttcttccttcttctcggGGGAGAGAATTTGATGAATGCAGATGGGTCGATGAGTGAAGACTTTGGCCGTGGGATGGGAGTTTATATACTGGTGTCGTCGTTATAGCGATTCTGAGAGGAAGGGTTCGGCCTTTGCTGTGACATGCCTTTGTTGACCGTCGGGGTTTTGGGCTCCGTAGGGAGAACTCCGGGTGGTGGGACCGGTAGCATGGGAGAGCCGCGACGACTACAGCAGCCATTTGTCCTAAACTTCCCTTAATAAGCTCATTCTACCGTCTCCATGACTCCAAAGTTGACTTAGTGTTCGAGGCTGGTCGACGTGCCTCCTACTCCGAAACGTAGCTGTCGATGACGGCCATCGAAATCCAATCTGTGACTCGCTTTACCCGCTTCTGCACGTCCGATGTGAGCAATGGGTCTTCTCTCCCTCAAAACTCCGGAAGTCAAGTCGCGGGAAGCTTTTGACTTGATCACATGCATCCGATCCAAAACAGACGGCTTTAATTGCGTCCTTCGAACGGACGCACCGAGACTCGGGTGTCCACGTGATCACAGTCATCTTGACTTGGTCCGAAGCCGACAAATTCGGTTCGGTCTGCGTTGACTTCGTTTAAGTGAAAATAAAGAAAGCGCATCTTCCGCCCACCATAATGACTCGTGGAAGCCAGCTAACAAAGCCTGCGTTGACTTCGTTGCGAGGGATGGCTAATGACATATTGCTTACTTATTAGGTATTGTActttgatcctattaacttaggatttaaaaaattcaaaactAATGCATCATGATGTTGTTCAATCTTTGAAGAAGGAGATCTTACTTACTTGggtcattttgaaataagaatgtttTCCAACAGGAACTTTCAATAAACTTAAAGAGAAGTAAATTGGTCTCAACCAAATTCTCAAGAGAATTAATTATAATACTTACAAAATTGAATTTTCTCCTAATGTTCATACTCACTCCACATTTAACCTTCAAGATTTGTTAGTTTACCATGACAATAACAATAACTCATGGACAAGTTATTTCTCCCATGGAGGTGTAGTGCATGGTGAGCATTGAATGCTTCTAAGTTCCaagataataaatttaattaagcTTAATCTTATCAAATTTTAAGAAACTGATTCATATTTctgatataattataaaaaatttaaaaccaCCCAAGTATAATGTACCATGAAATTAATATGTATTATAATTTATACTTGACTTCTAGAAAATTATCTCATTAATTAGGTTGTTGAAGTATTCAATGCATAAGGGATCCataaaaaggggagaaaggaagatTGGTGaggtatttttttatttctgaaaccttatcaattttttatattttgagttATTAGCTCTTACAgagttctttttttgtttttcccatatcttactttttttttttctctatcctcttcttttctcttcatcTTATTTCATATCAGGTATTAAGGCTTATGATATTATGAAAGATCTAAAATAATATGAAATACTTAtggagaataaaaaaattactattcACTCATGTATTTTATTTTACATGACCATACACTTATATACattaaaataaataacaaaagataaaaatctaTAAAATAACAAGTATATTATACATGATAAAATACATGGGTTGAGTACAATAATAAAGATTCACATATCAATATGTAAATGGtctattataatataaaaaaatatctatttatatGATTTCTTTAGACATGATTTATATTGACAATACTTACAAGATTGAATTTCCTCCTAATGTTGGTACTCACTTCACAgttaatattcaaaatttatcgGTTTTCCATGACAATAATGATGCTAACTCATGGATGAGAGAGTGCATGCTTGAGCATTTAATGCTCTCAAGTTTTAAGATAATAAATTTTAAGCTCAACCttatcaaattttaagaaaatgatTCATATTTCTGAGATAATTATGAAAAATTTAAAACCACCAAAGTAGAATGCATCATGAATTTAATATGTATTATAGTTTATGCATCATCTTTAGTAAATTATGTTTCATTAATTAGGTGGTTGAGGGATTTAATGGATAAAGGATCTATAAAAAGGGGAGGTAGGAAGATCAGTCAAGTATTCTTATTTTTGAAACCTTATCAAACATTTTATATTTTGAGCTACTAGTTCTTAGTTATATCTCGAAAAGGATAAAGATCTTTTTTGTTTCTCCCATATCTCACTTTTTTTTctcatcatctttttctttttccatctTATTTTATACTAAGCATTTAGGCTTATGATATCATGAAAgatctaaaataatataaaacactTACGGAGAATACAAAAATGACTATTTACCCATGTATTTTATGTTGCATGACCATACACTTGTGTAggcattaaaataaataataaaagataaaatatatagAAATAACTAGTATATTATACATGATAAAATACATGGGTTGATTACTAACCATAAAGATTGGATATGATTTAACTTGATCAAACATCTTTTAAATTTCTAACCAATATTTTGTTATTTAAAGGTATATGTTTCTTCAGCAATTGTGAGGCTCAACGTTTTAAACCTGAACTCTGGAATCCAAGTATACGAtagtcgatgatgatgatgatgatgatgatgatgatgatgattgaacTTTGGAATCCGAGTATGCGAtagtcgatgatgatgatgatgattgaactttggaatctgaatatgcgacgacgacgacgacgacaacgacgacgacgatgatgatgatgatgatgatgatgatgatgatacacattattagcaTCTATCTGCGCTCACTCCAATCATGAGATCATCAACATATATGACGCATTCAAGTTGGAAAGTGGTGCAGACAACAGACATTACAAGACATTAATCGTGCGTCGAGGCCACGATGCCATCCTCAAGACAAGGAGTTGCGCCACTTGGCAGGCGTGCCCTTGCCCTGCGCCAACCTCCCCTTCTTGGTGCGCATGGGCGTCGGCCGCTCGGCGCCCAGCTCGTAGTCCTCCACCTTCTCCACGACATCAGAAGTAGTCCTaaacaagaacaagaaagaaGCCCACCGGAAGAACCCCCTCTTTTTCTTCACACAAGTAAGCTTATCGATTTGAGCTTGCAAGGCATGGCAGTGCAGTTGGAGCCTGGCAACGTCATCTCGTAGTCGACGCATCTCCTGCTGCTGGACCAAGACCTCCCTCTTGGACGGGCACCGCCCCGGCGGCTCAAGCGCCGCAGGGTTGGGGCTCCTGGATCCACTGAAAGACCCGCTCCAGTCGGTCAAGCGATTAAGCTTGGTGTGCTCGGAGAAGAGGACTTGAATCACCGATCGGACGGGCAGGCGCTCGTTCTGGGCGGCATGGAGGGAGGCCTCTGCTGATAGTTTCCGAGCGTCGATGAGCCCGCACAGGGTCTTCCTCTCTTGCTTGCTGGTGCTCGGATGGGCCTgggtgtacatacatatatatatacgt contains:
- the LOC135671094 gene encoding ABC transporter G family member 39-like — protein: MAAVVVAALPCYRSHHPEFSLRSPKPRRSTKACHSKGRTLPLRIAITTTPVYKLPSHGQSLHSSTHLHSSNSLPREEGRRRSSSGFRRRSCQVRYPAARRMDSSYRLGSVRGSTRESFGGSMRGSIRRTVSSWRASSTDIFGRSGREEDDEEALKWAALEKLPTYDRMRKGMMTTGEAGGRQEVDIQDLGIQDRKKLLERLVRTAEEDNERFLLKLRNRMERVGIDNPTIEVRFEHLNVDAEAYVGNRGVPTFVNFFYNKIMGVLSYLHILPSGKQPLSILHDISGIIRPCRMTLLLGPPGSGKTTLLLALAGKLDSTLKVSGRVTYNGHDMDEFVPQRTSAYIGQHDLHIGEMTVRETLAFSARCQGVGTRYDMLTELSRREKEANIKPDPDIDVYMKAISVEGQESVVTDYILKILGLDICADTMVGDAMIRGISGGQKKRITTGEMLVGPAKALFMDEISTGLDSSTTYQIVNSLRQSVHILGGTALIALLQPAPETYELFDDIVLLSDGQIVYQGPRENVLQFFEAMGFKCPERKGAADFLQEVTSRKDQHQYWANKDEPYRYISVNEFAEAFQSFHAGSKLGEELSIPFDRRRNHPAALTTTTYGISKMELLKACISREWLLMKRNSFVYIFKVVQLIILGAIAMTVFLRTKMHRNSVEDGVIFLGAMFLGLVTHLFNGFAELAMSIAKLPIFYKQRDLRFYPSWAYALPTWILKIPISFLECAVWIGMTYYVIGFDPNIERFFRHYLLLVLISQMASGLFRLLAAVGREMVVADTFGSFAQLVLLILGGFLISRENIKKWWIWGYWSSPLMYAQNAIAVNEFLGHSWQKVIPTGSNDTLGVQILKKRGIFVDSNWYWIGVGALLGYIFMFNILFVFFLDWLDPLGKGQAVISEEALREKQANRTGEGVEPSLAGTNSPKHGTTKGREGGRARQNEISTQNKRKGMMLPFAPLSITFDNVRYSVDMPQEMKDKGIEDDRLVLLKGVSGAFRPGVLTALMGVSGAGKTTLMDVLAGRKTGGYIDGNICISGYPKKQETFARISGYCEQNDIHSPHVTVYESLLYSAWLRLPPEVDSETRKMFIEEVMELVELTSLRGALVGLPGVNGLSTEQRKRLTIAVELVANPSIIFMDEPTSGLDARAAAIVMRTVRNTVDTGRTVVCTIHQPSIDIFEAFDELFLMKRGGEEIYVGPLGRNSCHLIKYFEGIEGVRKIRDGYNPATWMLEVTTLAQEEILGVDFAEIYRNSDLCRRNKTLISELSAPPPGSNDLFFPTKYSQSFLTQCMACLWKQHKSYWRNPSYTATRIFFTTVIAFIFGTIFWRLGKKVTTSQDLFNSLGSMYAAVLFIGIQNGQTVQPIVDVERTVFYREKAAGMYSALPYAFSQVLIEIPHIFLQTVIYGLIVYSLIGFDWTVEKFFWYLFFMFFTFMYFTYYGMMAVAMTPNSDIAAIVSTAFYAIWNIFAGFLVPRPKIPVWWRWYSWACPVAWTLYGLVASQFGDYTYKMDNDETVQDFIRRFFGFRHDFLGVVAVAVVGFTVLFAFVFAFSIRVFNFQRR